CCTTCGAAAGCTCGGGGTCAGCGCGCGAAGTCCACCGCGCGCGTCTCGCGGATCACCACCACCTTGATCTGCCCCGGGTACTGCAGCTCCGACTCGATGCGGCGCGCCGTCTCCTCGGACAGCCGCGTCATCTCCTCGTCGGAGATCTGCTCGGGGATCACCATCATGCGCAGCTCGCGCCCCGCCTGCACCGCGAAGCAGCGCTCCACGCCGGGGAAGCTGGTGGCGATCTCCTCCAGCTTCTCCAGGCGCTTCACGTAGGTCTCGAACATCTCGCGCCGGGCGCCCGGGCGCGAGCCCGAGATGGCGTCGGCCGCGGTCACCAGGAAGCTCTCGGGGAACAGGTGCGGCTCCTCGTCGTGGTGCGCCTTGATGGCGTTCAGCACCTGGGGCGGCTCGCCGAACTTCTTGCACAGGTTCCACCCCAGCTCCACGTGGGTGCCCTCGTGCTCGTGGGTGAGGCCCTTGCCCACGTCGTGGAGGAGCCCCATGCGCTTGGCCATCTGCGCGTCGAAGCCCATCTCCGCCGCCATGTTCCCCGCCAGGATCGCCACCTCCTTGGAGTGCATCAGCTGGTTCTGCCCGTAGCTGGTGCGGAACTTGAGCCGCCCCAGCACCTTCACGATCTCGGGGTGCATCCCGTGCAGCCCCAGCTCGTACAGCACCTGCTCGGCCGCCTCGCGCATGGAGTTCTCCACCTCCTTGCGGGATTTGGCCACCACGTCCTCGATGCGCCCCGGGTGGATGCGCCCGTCGGCCACCAGCTTCTCCAGCGCCAGGCGGGCCGTCTCGCGGCGGATCGGGTCGAAGCCCGAGAGCACCACCGCCTCGGGGGTGTCGTCGATGATGACGTCGATGCCGGTGGCCTGCTCGAAGGCGCGGATGTTCCGCCCCTCGCGCCCGATGATGCGCCCCTTCATCTC
This genomic interval from Longimicrobium sp. contains the following:
- the rny gene encoding ribonuclease Y; its protein translation is MNTILIAVVAALVAAGIGFWAGSSAVQARLKQARATAEDEAARIKGAATEEAERLKKAEILKGREEAIRAREEWEREESRRRDDIERFERRLQEREESLDRRSNLLDEKTQAHEQRAAALGRREKEVEQRHQELAARIGEVQHRLESLAGLSADEARRQLMHDMEEAARADAAQRIREIKEEARRDAEREAKKIISLAIQRIAADHTAETTVSVVALPSDEMKGRIIGREGRNIRAFEQATGIDVIIDDTPEAVVLSGFDPIRRETARLALEKLVADGRIHPGRIEDVVAKSRKEVENSMREAAEQVLYELGLHGMHPEIVKVLGRLKFRTSYGQNQLMHSKEVAILAGNMAAEMGFDAQMAKRMGLLHDVGKGLTHEHEGTHVELGWNLCKKFGEPPQVLNAIKAHHDEEPHLFPESFLVTAADAISGSRPGARREMFETYVKRLEKLEEIATSFPGVERCFAVQAGRELRMMVIPEQISDEEMTRLSEETARRIESELQYPGQIKVVVIRETRAVDFAR